One part of the Phragmites australis chromosome 3, lpPhrAust1.1, whole genome shotgun sequence genome encodes these proteins:
- the LOC133911912 gene encoding glycine-rich RNA-binding protein 2, mitochondrial-like isoform X3: MLNWRGLLPNAAIQFTKMFNRTTASSSSCSSKLFISGLSYDTNETTLKDAFSQYGDVIEVKVICHPTTGKSKGYGFVKFSSENEAAAALQKMNGEVLDERNIWVHYANSG; the protein is encoded by the exons ATGCTGAATTGGAGAGGACTGCTACCGAACGCTGCGATTCAGTTCACGAAGATGTTTAATCGAACCACTGCATCTTCCTCTTCATGTAGCTCCAAATTGTTCATCAGTG GTCTTTCTTATGATACTAATGAAACAACTTTGAAGGATGCTTTTTCTCAATATGGTGACGTTATCGAAG TGAAGGTTATATGCCATCCAACGACAGGGAAGTCGAAAGGATATGGTTTTGTCAAGTTTTCTTCAGAAAATGAAGCTGCTGCAGCACTGCAGAAGATGAACGGTGAG GTGCTTGATGAAAGGAACATTTGGGTGCACTACGCAAACAGTGGATGA
- the LOC133911912 gene encoding uncharacterized protein LOC133911912 isoform X1 has translation MRDGVREEGCTSRRSPPGSETASRAAPAASNSHAASQFAAPPPRASSQQSLATFTSPSSRVLTSPTPAAPPAPLLHSGGCLGLLFQYRRGGGTFLFTGSSFPSVPRRSWIGRHWKTLCSSGPA, from the exons ATGCGTGACGGCGTGCGAGAGGAAGGATGCACTTCCCGCCGCTCCCCTCCAGGCTCCGAAACTGCAAGCCGCGCCGCGCCGGCCGCCTCAAATTCGCACGCGGCAAGCCAATTCGCGGCGCCCCCGCCTCGCGCCTCCTCCCAACAGTCGCTCGCCACTTTCACGTCGCCCTCCTCTCgcgtgctcacctccccgactCCGGCGGCTCCCCCAGCCCCTCTGCTCCACTCCGGTGGCTG CTTAGGGTTGCTCTTCCAGTATCGACGCGGTGGCGGCACCTTTCTTTTCACCGGTTCCTCCTTTCCCTCCGTCCCTCGTAGATCTTGGATTGGAAG ACATTGGAAAACATTGTGTTCATCTGGTCCGGCATAG
- the LOC133911912 gene encoding uncharacterized protein LOC133911912 isoform X2, protein MRDGVREEGCTSRRSPPGSETASRAAPAASNSHAASQFAAPPPRASSQQSLATFTSPSSRVLTSPTPAAPPAPLLHSGGCLGLLFQYRRGGGTFLFTGSSFPSVPRRSWIGRLLL, encoded by the exons ATGCGTGACGGCGTGCGAGAGGAAGGATGCACTTCCCGCCGCTCCCCTCCAGGCTCCGAAACTGCAAGCCGCGCCGCGCCGGCCGCCTCAAATTCGCACGCGGCAAGCCAATTCGCGGCGCCCCCGCCTCGCGCCTCCTCCCAACAGTCGCTCGCCACTTTCACGTCGCCCTCCTCTCgcgtgctcacctccccgactCCGGCGGCTCCCCCAGCCCCTCTGCTCCACTCCGGTGGCTG CTTAGGGTTGCTCTTCCAGTATCGACGCGGTGGCGGCACCTTTCTTTTCACCGGTTCCTCCTTTCCCTCCGTCCCTCGTAGATCTTGGATTGGAAG ATTGCTTCTTTAA
- the LOC133911912 gene encoding glycine-rich RNA-binding protein 2, mitochondrial-like isoform X4: MLNWRGLLPNAAIQFTKMFNRTTASSSSCSSKLFISGLSYDTNETTLKDAFSQYGDVIEGKSKGYGFVKFSSENEAAAALQKMNGEVLDERNIWVHYANSG, from the exons ATGCTGAATTGGAGAGGACTGCTACCGAACGCTGCGATTCAGTTCACGAAGATGTTTAATCGAACCACTGCATCTTCCTCTTCATGTAGCTCCAAATTGTTCATCAGTG GTCTTTCTTATGATACTAATGAAACAACTTTGAAGGATGCTTTTTCTCAATATGGTGACGTTATCGAAG GGAAGTCGAAAGGATATGGTTTTGTCAAGTTTTCTTCAGAAAATGAAGCTGCTGCAGCACTGCAGAAGATGAACGGTGAG GTGCTTGATGAAAGGAACATTTGGGTGCACTACGCAAACAGTGGATGA